One genomic window of Euleptes europaea isolate rEulEur1 chromosome 10, rEulEur1.hap1, whole genome shotgun sequence includes the following:
- the PPIL6 gene encoding probable inactive peptidyl-prolyl cis-trans isomerase-like 6, whose translation MGTKGTTVGLQEIVVAGLLTEPSFHMAVCAAEALRKNFPTKIAEPKLFPLLEFAWAEYLQEKKKELRGEVWEYPSIVMCFVDGQLVGDEKMLLKWAYDVWDYKDFKPIALYQAITDDFFTKYMRGKKHVFVCLNVAIQEVLIGQLLFELYSDICPKTCKNFTCLCTGEKGMSITGQALTYSGSIFHRLVKNGWIQGGDIKEGKGDGGESIYGPVFEDETFAVPHDKRGVLGMANKGRHSNGSQFYITLQPAPYLNDKYVAFGQLIEGSEVLQKLEATETFNERPVVECKIIGCGIFEP comes from the exons ATGGGGACTAAAGGGACCACAGTGGGCCTGCAAGAGATAGTGGTTGCCGGGCTTCTCACAGAGCCCTCCTTTCACATGGCAGTGTGTGCAGCAGAG GCtctgaggaagaattttccaaccaagATCGCAGAGCCTAAATTGTTTCCTTTGCTGGAATTTGCATGGGCTGAGTATCTACAAGAGAAAAAAAAG GAGTTGAGAGGAGAAGTATGGGAATATCCCTCCATCGTGATGTGTTTTGTTGACGGCCAGCTTGTTGGAGATGAAAAAATGCTGCTGAAATGGGCTTATGATGTTTGGGATTATAAAGATTTTAAACCTATAGCCCTTTACCAAGCTATTACAGATGATTTCTTCACAAAATACATGAGAGGCAAAAAG CATGTGTTCGTGTGCTTGAATGTAGCTATTCAGGAGGTGCTTATTGGACAATTGCTGTTTGAG CTCTATTCTGATATATGCCCCAAGACATGCAAGAACTTCACATGTTTGTGCACAGGGGAGAAAGGGATGTCTATAACTGGGCAGGCACTCACCTACAGTGGTTCTATCTTTCATCGACTTGTCAAAAATGGATGGATACAAGGAGGAG ACataaaagaagggaaaggggatggCGGCGAGTCTATATATGGACCTGTCTTTGAAG ATGAAACCTTTGCTGTTCCACATGACAAAAGAGGGGTTCTTGGAATGGCCAACAAAGGACGCCACAGCAATGGATCCCAGTTCTACATCACACTACAGCCAGCCCCGTATTTGAATGACAAATATGTGGCTTTTGG GCAATTAATTGAGGGTTCAGAGGTTCTCCAGAAACTGGAAGCAACAGAAACATTCAATGAGAGGCCGGTTGTAGAATGTAAAATTATTGGCTGTGGAATTTTTGAGCCTTGA